The nucleotide window GAAAGCAGCGCCGCTGTTGCGTGCGTGGTTGCATCGTCTGCGTGAATTGGGTGTGACGTTTTATCCGCGCCATCGCTGGCTGGGTTGGGGTGAATCGCAAGGCAATGGTCAGGCTCCGTTACTTTTTTCAGCGCAAGAAAATGATGCAACCCTAAACAAAACAGTAACGGCCGATGCGGTGTTGTTAGCACTGGGCGGTGCCAGTTGGCAGCGTTTGGGGTCCAACGGTGCCTGGGTGCCGCTGCTGCGCGAGCGCAGTGTGCAAGTAAATGATCTTGTGCCGAGCAATTGCGGGTTTGATGTGGCATGGAGTGATGTTATTACCAGCCAGCATGCAGGCGCGCCTTTGCATGGTGTTGGTTTGAGTTGTGCTGATGTGCATGGGCGGACGCGCACGGTGCTCTCGGAGGCGATTATCAGTGCCTATGGAATTGAAGGCACAGGTATTTATGCGTTATCCAAAGAGCTGCGCGAACAAATTGATCAGCAGGGATCGGCGTTACTGAATATTGATCTGCTGCCGGATTTATCGCGCGATAAAATTATCCAGCGCTTGAATAAACCGCGTGAAAAAAATTCACTGAGCAATTTTTTACGCAAGCAGTTGAATTTGTCGCCGGTTAAGCTCGCATTGTTGCGTGAGCTGACGGCAAAAAATACCTATGAAAATCCCGAGCTGTTGACGCTAGCGATTAAAAAATTATCGCTGACGTTAACCGCAACGCGCCCTATTGATGAAGCGATTAGCAGTGCAGGTGGCGTTGCTGCCAAAGAGTTGGATAGTTTATTCATGCTCAAAAAAATGCCCGGCGTATTTTGCGCAGGCGAAATGCTGGATTGGGATGCACCTACTGGCGGTTATTTGCTAACAGCGTGCTTCGCCTCTGGCCGCACGGCAGGGCAGGGGGTTGTTAATTTTTTGCAAGGCGGTGCGCCAATATTGAAACAGAAGGCGCAGCGATGAAACGCGCACTGATTATTGGTTATGTATGGCCCGAGCCGAATTCATCGGCGGCGGGCACGCGTATGTTGGAGCTGGTGCAGCTGTTATTGGATATGCAATACGATGTCACTTTCGCATCGGCTGCCGCGTTATCGGAGCATCGTTTTGATTTGAATTCGCTCGGGGTCGCTGAACAAACAATTGCGCTGAACTGCAGTAGTTTTGATGCCTATGTGCGGGAACTGAAGCCGGATTTGGTGTTGTTCGACCGTTTTTTTACCGAGGAACAATTTGGTTGGCGTGTAGCACAAGAATGTCCGGATGCGTTGCGCGTGCTCGATACGGAAGATTTGCATAGCCTTCGCCATGCGCGCCAGCAATTATTAAAAGCAGCGCAAAAACATGGCGCGAATGAAAAAGAAAAACAATCGGTTGCGCCAGTGATTGCCAGCAGCGAATTGCTTTACCAGCAAATGTGTGCAGATGACATGGCCGTACGCGAAGTGGCTGCTATTTTTCGCTGTGATGTGTCGCTCATGATTTCCGAATTCGAAATGGAATTATTGCAGCGGTATTTTTCAGTTCCTGCACAATTACTTTTTTACTGTCCATTCCTGTCGCAGCCAGACACAAACCTTGCATCGCTGCCCGATTTTTCTGCGCGACAACATTTTATTGCGATCGGCAATTTTCGCCACGAACCCAATTGGGATTCGGTGCTTTGGTTAAAGCATCAATTGTGGCCAATGATTCGCGTGCAACTCTCTGCTATAGGAATGGCGCAGGCTGAGCTGCATATATATGGCGCTTATCCGCCACCCAAAGCGACGCAGCTACATAACGCGAAAGAGGGCTTTCACATCAAAGGCTGGGCGGCAGACGCGCGCGCGGTCATGCAATCGGCGCGCGTGTGCCTTGCGCCTTTGCGTTTTGGTGCGGGTATCAAAGGAAAACTGGTCGATGCTATGCGTTGCGGTACGCCATCTATTACTACCAGTATTGGTGCCGAATCCATGAGCGGTGGATTGCCCTGGTGCGGCGCTGTGGCGGATACCGCAGAGGCTTTTGTTGCGGCGGCAGTTGAGCATTATCGGCAAGAGGCGCTGTGGCAGCAAAAGCAACAGCAGGGGCTGACGATTATGCGCGATTATTTCTACCGCGCCGATTATGCCAATACGTTGCAGGTTCGATTGTCGTCTCTCGCTGCCAATCTGAAAAACGAACGTGGTAATAATTTTATCGGCCAAATGCTGCGTCATCATCATCACAAGAGCACCCAGTACATGGGGCAGTGGATCGAAGCAAAAAACAAGTAATTCTTTTCTCTTTTTGTAGACCTGGTTAGCACTTTTTCTTCCCACTTTCATCGTGTAAAAGTGCGACCGACCGATCTTGCGCAATTGTTTGACAACGTTGTCCTGCAGGAATAGCCTGCTTCCGGGTATGTGGTAAAACAATAATCAACCATTCTCCTGCAAGGAGATAAACCGGTCGGGTGACTTTACTATGAGCATCAAAAAAATCCTCGGGATTACTTCCGTATTCCTGTTATCAACACAGGCTTATGCCTATAACTGTACTGGCGTTGCCCAGTATGTGGATGGACGTTCCTACAACAACAACGCAATTGTGCAGAACGCAGGTAGCGCGTTCAGCTGTAAGGTCAGTGGTTGGTGTTCTATTGGCGGCCCTTATGCGCCGGGTACGGGTTGGGCAGCGGGCGATGCCTGGACTAACCTTGGTTCTTGCGGCACGACTACTGCGAGTTCAGTCGCAGCAAGCTCAACGCCACGTTCAAGCGCCCGCTCCAGTGCGGCATCAAGCACGCCCGCAACCGGTGGTAACTGCCCTAACTGGGCGGCAGGAACCAATTACCAAGTGGGTGTAGTGGTGCGATACAACGGCGGCTTCTACCGCGCGAAGAATGAAAACCCGGGTTACGATCCGGTGATCAGTACCTGGTTCTGGGAGCCGGTTGCGTCTTGCCCCGGCGGCACTACTTCATCCAGTAGTACAGGCAATAACGGCACTTGTGCCGCTTGGGTTGCTGGCAGAATGTATTACGCAGGCAACACCGTGAGCTACAACGGCGCAAGCTTCCGCGCGAAATACGATAACCCCGGTTACGATCCGCTGATCAGTACCTGGTATTGGGAGCCGACCAGCACCTGTAATGGCACGGGTACCAGTTCCAGTGTGTCATCCAACACCAATAACGGTACTGGTTTTGGCGCAGTGGTGAGTGAAGCGCAATTCAACCAAATGTTCCCCGGCCGCAACCCCTTCTACACCTATGCCGGATTGGTTGCCGCGACCCAAACTTACCCGGCATTTGCCGGTACGGGTGATCTCCAACTGCGCAAACGCGAAGCGGCAGCTGCATTGGCTAACTTCTCGCACGAAACCGGCAGTTTTGTGTATGTGACCGAGATTGCGAAAGGGTTGTACTGCAGCGATTGGGGTAATTTGGCAACTTGTCCTTGTGAGCCCGGCAAGCAGTATTACGGTCGTGGTCCTATCCAATTGAGTCACAATGGTAACTACTGTGCCGCGGGCGCTGCCTTAGGTTTGGATCTGCGCCGCAATCCTGAAATTGTTGAGCAAAATGCAACAGTTGCCTGGCAGACCGCACTTTGGTTCTGGATGACTCAAAGTGGTTCTGGGTATCGCCCTGCGCACAGCAATATTGTGAACAACTATGGCTTTGGCGAGACTATCCGTACCATCAACGGTGCACTCGAATGTAACGGCGGAAACCCTGCCCAGGTGCAAAGCCGTATCAATGAGTTCAACCGTATCCTCCAGATTATTGGTGGAACTGCAGGTAATAATCTGGGCTGTTAATGAGCCCGGTTGTTAATGTGCCGGTTGTTAACGCACTTGTTTAATGTTGTGATTTAAAGAAAGACGCCGCAGCGATGCGGCGTTTTTTTGTGCCTGTAAAAAAACAATAAATAAAATGCTGATACAGATCGCTTGCCCTTGAAATAAACGCCTTGGCCACAAACTCCCTGACATCCCAGCGCTGGTTAGCACTATGTCAGTTCCCCATCATCCATTAGTACTCGATTCCCGGCGCATATTGCGTTGGGTGGGTGTTATGGGGATCTTGTGGCTGTTGCTATTGTGGAAGTGCGTGGGGTTTTCTGCGCAAAATTTTTATCTTCACCAGCAATCGCAACCCGCAATTCCGGTTGATGCTCATGCGCATATTTATGTCGCGGGCGATCATCAGTTTTCGCCGCGCCGAACGTTAAATGCGCTATCGCCACCTCCGCTTTCTGATTATCAGGTTCCACTTGTCAGTACGGTGTTTTTTAGCCTGCTGGCTCTTTTATCACCGCAAAAGAATTCAGTTGTTTATGCAACAGAATTTTCGTTTGCTGCACACCAGTTGCAGTTAGCGACACTGAATATTTCCCGCGCTCCACCTGCTTTCCACTAACAAAATCCTCAACCATCAATTGATAATTTTTTTGCTTTCACTATGAAGGCAGAGTGGAGTGTTGCTTATGAAATCCCTTTCAACCAGGGCGGTAGTCTACTGCCTGATTATTTTATTGGGGCTGCTGTTTGCCGCTCCCAATGTGTTGCCAGATTCCTGGCTAAAAAAATTACCGGATAGTTACAGCCAACAAAAAATCACCTTGGGCTTGGATTTGCGCGGCGGCTCGCATTTATTGCTGGAGGTGGATACCAGCGAGTTGACGCACAATAAAAATCCAGCGATGCACAACCAGATTATTCATGATGAGGTCGAGCAAAGCCTTGAGGTTGTGCGCCGTCGTTTGAATGAAACCGGCATGGTGGAGCCGATGATTACCCGTCAGGGAAAGGACAGCATTCTGGTGCAAATGCCTGGTGTAAGTGACCCGCAGCATATCCGTGAATTATTGGGTACTACCGCAAAAATGACTTTCCATTGGGTGGTAGATGCAAAAACCCGCGCAGCTACCCAGCAGATTAATGTGAAAGGTGAAAGCGAAGGTGTGAGTTATCCATTAGAGGCCCCAGTCGCGCTTGAAGGTAAACATATTAGCGATGCGCGTTTGGCATTTAGCCAGCAAAGTAATGAACCTGTGGTGAATTTTAAATTGGATAGCGAAGGCGCACGTCGCTTTGGCGATTTAACCAAACATAATGTTGGTCGCGCATTGGCAATTGTGTTGGATGACCGTGTTATTACAGCGCCGGTAATTCGCAGTGCAATACAAGGTGGTAGCGGGGAAATTAGCGGATCATTTACCAGTGCATCGGCGAATGACCTTGCGTTGTTATTGCGCGCGGGTGCATTGCCTGCGCCTTTGAAAGTAATTGAAGAGCGCACGGTTGGCCCGGATTTAGGAAGCGATGCGATTGCGATGGGCGTGACTACCGGTATCGTCGGTGCACTATTGGTATTGGCGTTTATGGTAGGGATTTACGGGCGCTGGGGATTCATTGCCTGCGTTGGGTTGGCGATCAATATCGGGCTGACAATCGGCGTGTTAAGTGTGTTGGGAGCAACACTGACGCTACCAGGAATTGCCGGATTAATTTTAAGTATTGGTATGGCAGTGGATGCGAATATTTTAATTAATGAACGCATCCGCGAAGAAACGCGCAGCGGTCAATCGGCAATGGCCTCATTGAATGCGGGCTTTAGCCGCGCCTACGCCACTATTCTCGATTCCAATCTCACTTCTTTAATTGCTATCAGCTTATTGTTTTTATTTGGCAGCGGCCCAGTGCGCGGCTTTGCGGTGACCATGGCGGTAGGCGTATTAATTTCCATGTTCACCGCTATTTCGTTTACGCGTTTGGTGATGGAGTGGCGCGTGCGGAAATTGGATAAGCAGCCGCTGAAAATTACCGGCATTCAATGGTTGGATACGCTCAGTGAAAATACCATTCCATTTATGCGGGCGCGTTATGCAGGGTTAATTGCCTCTGCGGTGTTATCCCTTGCGTCTGTGTTCTTATTTTTTAAACCGGGTTTGGAATACGGCATTGATTTTAGTGGTGGCAGTGTGATTGAAGTGCAAGCGCCTGATGTCAGCGTGGCAAGTTTGCGCGAGCAATTATCGGCAAAGGGTTTTCATCAAATTGCGCTGCAAGAGTTTGGCGGTGACGGCCATTATTTAATGCGTTTGCCGTTGCAGTCAGAGCAAGACGTTGCAACTGGCAATATCGTACAGGCTGTGAAAAACAGTGTGCAGCAATTATCGCCCGATGCAACCTTCCCGCGCACTGAAATGGTGGGGCCACGCGTGAGTGGCGATTTTGGCGATGCTACCATCCTTGCAATTATTTTGGCGGGCTTGGGCATGCTGGGTTACTTATGGGTGCGTTTTGAATCGCATTTTGCGCTAGCCGCAACCTTGACGCTGGTGTTGGATTTGACCAAAACCATCGGCTTTTTTGCGTTAATGGGCATCGAATTTAATTTGACGGCAGTTGCCGCATTGCTCGCATTAATTGGTTATTCGGTGAATGACAAAGTCGTGGTGTTTGATCGCATCCGTGAAAAATTACGTGCTGACCCAACCAAACCGCTGACGCAAACCTTGAACGAAAGTATTACCTCAACCCTGACACGCACTATTTTTACCTCGGTAGTGACCTTCCTGGCGTTGTTGCCGATGGGAATCGCCGGTGGCAGTGCCGTGTCCAGCTTTGCCTTGCCAATGTTGTTCGGCATTGTGATCGGCACCAGTTCATCAATTTTAATTGCAGCACCGATTGTGAATTGGTTGGGAATAAAACGAAGTAAAAAAGGCTTGTCACAAATACGCACTCCAATCGCACAATCCGGAGTGGACAACTTGCCATAAGAACATCAGCGCCTGCATTTGCAGGCGCTTTTTTTGGATAATCAGAATGATTTTTGGTGGGAAGCTTTTGGTTAAAAGCGCTAAAACGCAGCCAATATTTTTTCGTCGTAATCATTCACCGATAAGGTTACGCCGAATTTTTCTGCGAGGTGATCAAGCTCATGCTGTTTAATCGCCAACGCATCCAGCGTGAGTGTGTTGTCGTCTAGCTGCCACACCAATCTCGAACCTGCATAACTGTATTGCATCGCCAACATTGCATTTCTATCGCCGTTAAGTGCAGCCGCTTCCAGCTTTTGCATTTTCCGGGTTATCTTATTCAGCGCCTGCTTCAATTCCCAAACGTAAGTCACCTCACGCATGAAATCATGCTGGCGATATTTATTAAGTAGCCAACCAATTGTGATTGCACTAACGACTACTCCCAATAAGTTCCAATGAAAATGGCTACCACTTTCATCGGGGAAAATAGCGATCAATGTCTGCGACAAAGCCAAACTACCTACTGCCAAACTAACAGCGCAACCAATAAACACCATTTTTAAATGCTTGCGATAACGCGCTTTATCAATATTAATGAGCTGCATAAAATCCAGAATAAAAAGTGAAATATATAACGATTGTGAGAAACGCTGCTGATGTTTAATGGTATAGAACAATACTTCAGAAAACGACCAGAGGTAGACCTTGGTGCAAAATGTAAGTTGGGCAGCAATGCTCAGCCTACGCACTGAATTTATTGATTTCTCATGCGTACGATTACGCTGCGCTAATCGTACCTACGGGCTATTTTTTTACCGCATCGCTTGTTATGCAAGACCCCACAAAATTTCAAATAAAGAGAGTAAATAAATAATGGTGTTAAAACAAATACATTAAATGACATTCCCCATGCTGCGGTAGCGATAGGACCAAGATTAGAAAATTCTATATTGAAAAGGTAGCAAATCGGCATGATTGGAAAAAAGAAAGCCACAATGCTAATGATTAACGTCATTAGCATTAATAGGATGTAAGTACATAGAAGTCGTAGAAAACTACAACTCTTAACCCTTTCTTTAAACTGCACAATCTCTCCAAGAGGTTGCATAACGCCGCATTCAGAGCGGTATCTCCGCTGCCTTGAATTGTTAGCACAAATACCTTTAAGATAAGGAAAGCTGAACGGCTCATGCTTCTCAGTGTGTAAGTAGCCATTATTTATAGCAATAGCAAGATTTGGAATAAAGTTACTGAAATCAAAATTCGGTGGATCTTTTTTAGTTCGGTCATGATAGTAACGCACATCCATAAAAACCCTAGACCACTGCTTTAGCTCGTTCTCGAAAGCTTCTTTTCCGGATTTTGCTACCAGTTCACCATACATTTTTACAACCCATATTTTTTTATTATCAGGTAATTTCTCATACAATTTATATAGGTTGTGCTCTTTTCCGGGATCTATGCTGCATGATGCAAGAAGAGCTTTGGTATGGAGCTCAATAGCGAAAGAAAAGCAAACCATCGTGGGGGCAATATACCTGGTGTCAGTACACAAACTCCCCAGATGTACCCCCGCCAGAACAAAATCTTCAGCTGTCCCGTCTGCCATTCCGTGTTGCAATTCAAAAGACACGAGAGTGCGCCCTCCTGATAACATTATTACTAGATGGAAAATTTCCATCTATCGCGTTTGGATTTTTTTTCGTCTAAGTTTGAAAGGTAAATTTTATAGCTACTTGGTGATTTTTAAGTGGCTTTCGCGTGTGATTACCTTAATATCGTTTAAACAATTGTTCAATTACAGCACATAACTACGATAGGTTTTTAGTGGATTAATCATCGTAATGATTAAGGGTGTTCAGGCGCAGTACCCGGCGGTTGGGGTTGTGTATTTCTTTATAGCCTTGTTCAAATCCGGGGGTGCTAAAAAATAATTGTTCGAAGCTGCCATCTTCAATGGCTATTTGTAGACCTCGTTCGATTCGCTCTGCCAGGCGAGTATTTTTTTTGTTCACGAAAAAATAAATCGGTGCGGGGTAGTGAAACATCAGGGTGTCTTCAATGATAAATCCTTTGTCTGCATGGGCTTTTTGTTCTGTCCATACTTCATAAACGCCACGAGGGAAGTAATCAAAGCGTTTGCGTTGCAACATGGTAAATAATAATTCGTAGTGCGCTGATGTAACCACGGGTAATCCATTGGTTTGTAGTATTGCCGTATCTGGCCAGACACTGCCCGAACCGGCATTAAATTTTTTCAAATCTTCCAATGTGGTTACAGCACGAAATTTTTCTTTGTCTTCCTGACGGATTAAAAAAACACGATAACTATTCATGCCGCGCAGCAGGGATATTTTGACGGGGAGTAACTTTTTTTCCCGTTCTTCATCAATCATGGTCCAGGTGACATCAATAATTCCGTCATCCCTGCTCACCTCAGCGATATAACGCTGGTTGCTGAGAATGCGTTTAAGCCGTTCCAGCTTGTAGGGGCCGTGAGTGTCGCGGGTTTTTTCCAGCGCTAATTCCAGTAGTTTATAGAAGTAAATTTCGTGAGCCTGGGCGGTCACTTCCAGTGGCTGGGTGACGATATGAAGAGGTGCTTCGTCTGCGGCAAGCTCCGCTGTAATTGCAGGTGCTGTCATCGCAGATGAGCTGAAGCCCAATAGCAATAGCGTGCAATAGCGCCATGACGTGCAATAAAGCCGTGATAGGCAATAACGCCATGAAAAGTTACACAATATGTGGCCAGGTATCATTTTATTTATTGAGAGGTCGTTTTATTGGCAGCCAGATTGAAGGCTGTTGGCACATTGCCGGCACAGGTTTTTACAGGTCTTGCAGTTGAGTATAGCTGCTATTTGCGCCCTGTGGTTTGCGTTGAATGCTGTGGAGAAAGCCGCCTCGGGTATAAAGAAATGATGTCTATAAATAACGGCTATAAACAACAACGCCTGCATATGCAGGCGTTGTTGTGGGGGTTTTTCTTGATGTGCGTTAGAACGTAATAGCGCTGGAATCCTCGCCAAACCAATGAGGTTTCTCATCGCCGCGCGCATATTCCACGGTAAAGCCTGAGTTACCAAAGCCCTGGAAGTAGGAGATGTTTACTTGGTGCTGGCCTTTGCTTAAATGGATCATGCAGGGCTGTACCGAGTAGGGGCGATCCCCCAAGTGTTCGCACACCAGTTTTCCATCAATGCTGAGTGAGAAGCCATCATCACTGCCCATCAAGAAGCGATAGTTATCTGCTTCATTCACGGTAATGGTGTGATTAACATCGACAAAAAAATCATCGCTGTACGTCGCAACATTACCTAATTTTGGGTGGCTGAAACGGTTGCTATCGATCAGGTTGAGTTTGTCCACCATCACTTCGCGCGTGAATTCAATATCGCGCGGTTGGTAAATGTTGCCGATGGATACACGATTTTTGCTGATTACCAATTTGACGACCGGATCGACACTTACTGGGGTGATGCGCACCAGAATAATAATCGTGACCAGTGCAATCAGCGCAGTGAAAATACTATTTTTATTAATAAGCTGTTGGATATTCATGATTATCTCACCACCTGCAATTTCCAGAAGCTATACCAGTTGCGCAATTCAAATTGGTCTTCGGTCAAACCAAATCCATAAGTAAAGGGGGAGAAGAATGCGAACACTGCAATCACAAGCAGTGCAAACAAGCTGGCGTTAATGATGGTGTGTTTATTGTTGGCGATGACGTCGTCGCGATAAATGTAAGTAAATACCAATGCAAGATTAATTGCGCCGAATAACAATGCCATTAAATAGTGGTAGAGATACATTACCCGTTCAATTTGTAGTATCGACAGCATGTAAATGATGTACAAACTGGTGAATGCGCAAATCCAATAAAACAGTTTTTCATCTTTAATCGGATTGCCATACACATAGCGGCCGATAATCAGACCAGCCGATAAAATAATGCCGCCAATTACCGAGAACCAGACAATAGGATTACCAATCAAGTATTTGTATTTGGTAACGGTTTTGCCGTCGATCACTTCGCGATCCCAACGGTAGCTGATGGTTTTGCTGCTCAATGGCCAGTTCATCACGTAACTGCCATTTTCATCGGGTTTGCATTCATCCAAACGCGGTACGCCGTCTGCGTACTCCGACATGTATTTCCAGTTGTCGCGCATCCCCAATGAAAACGTTTTGAGTGACCAGGTATCGCCCATGCGAATTTGATTAAGGTATTCGGGGGATGCTTTATAGGTGCGCTCTTGATATACCTTTTCACCCAAGCCGATATGCACGTAAAACACGCCCAAAAATACCAGTGCAACAGGCACTACCGCCGCAGGCACTGTTACCGCAAGGCGCTTTGTGAGCGCTAACCAATTCCAGCGCTTGATGTTGCTCCATTGGTCAACGCCGTACAGCATCACAAACAGCACCAATAAAATGGCGGCCGTCACTTTGACGCTGGTACCTAATCCAATCAACACGCCGAGCAATGCGTATTGCTTCCAGGTGATGGGTATCTGGTGATTGATATGGCGAGTGATAGCGCGGGTGAAGTAATACAGCGCGGCAAGTACAAAAAATAACTGGATGCCGTCCAAGTGCACGGCGCGGGAATGGATCACCAATGCATTATCAAAAATCACCAGGCTCGTGAATGCAGCCGCAAGCCAGGCGCGTTGGGTAATGCAGTTGAGAATGCCGTAAAAAAACAACACCGATAGCGCCATCATCACCGTTGACGGCCAGCGAAATCCTTTATACGTCATCTCGGGTGGTGCGTTATCACCGGTGAGATAATCCGTTTCCAGCAATTTGGTTTTATTGACGCTTTCATTACCGCCAAACAATGACTCACCCACCGCCATCAGCATTTTGCCGAGGGGTGGGTGAGGCTCCATATACATCACGTTATCAATATATTTTTGCGCATTGGGAACGTGATAGTTTTCATCCCAGAACATCGCTTGTGGCGAGCCATAAAAAGGAAAATAAACTCCCAGCGAAATGACCAGAATGACAGCTGGATAAATAAATTGCGCGTATTTCTTTAAGAAGCTCTGTAAGAAAATTTTCATAATGTTATTGGTTATGGTTGATGTTGTTGTGAATTTTTATTTTTTGCGCAAACCCTTTCCGGTCGCTGCCCAGTAAAGCCCGCCATAAATGTGCTCAAGGAATAGGGCATCACTGTAAGTGGCAGGCATGTGCCCCAGTGCAGTGTAAAACGCACGTCCGCCATCGTAATTGTGATACCAGGCGATAGGGTGGAATTTGCCCATGCCATTACTTTTTTTGCTGCCCCAATCTGCTGCGGGATTAAAGGTTTGTTCATCGACAGTCAAAATATAGTTGAGGCCTTTGGTGCGTTCTGCACCGAAT belongs to Cellvibrio sp. pealriver and includes:
- a CDS encoding TIGR03862 family flavoprotein — protein: MNQLDIFDLPPEKTVAIIGGGPAGLMAAEVIASAGHNVSVYDAMPSVGRKFLLAGVGGMNITHAEAKDDFLSRYSASSQLINSLNAFDADALRNWIHGLGIETFVGTSGRVFPRDMKAAPLLRAWLHRLRELGVTFYPRHRWLGWGESQGNGQAPLLFSAQENDATLNKTVTADAVLLALGGASWQRLGSNGAWVPLLRERSVQVNDLVPSNCGFDVAWSDVITSQHAGAPLHGVGLSCADVHGRTRTVLSEAIISAYGIEGTGIYALSKELREQIDQQGSALLNIDLLPDLSRDKIIQRLNKPREKNSLSNFLRKQLNLSPVKLALLRELTAKNTYENPELLTLAIKKLSLTLTATRPIDEAISSAGGVAAKELDSLFMLKKMPGVFCAGEMLDWDAPTGGYLLTACFASGRTAGQGVVNFLQGGAPILKQKAQR
- a CDS encoding glycoside hydrolase family 19 protein → MSIKKILGITSVFLLSTQAYAYNCTGVAQYVDGRSYNNNAIVQNAGSAFSCKVSGWCSIGGPYAPGTGWAAGDAWTNLGSCGTTTASSVAASSTPRSSARSSAASSTPATGGNCPNWAAGTNYQVGVVVRYNGGFYRAKNENPGYDPVISTWFWEPVASCPGGTTSSSSTGNNGTCAAWVAGRMYYAGNTVSYNGASFRAKYDNPGYDPLISTWYWEPTSTCNGTGTSSSVSSNTNNGTGFGAVVSEAQFNQMFPGRNPFYTYAGLVAATQTYPAFAGTGDLQLRKREAAAALANFSHETGSFVYVTEIAKGLYCSDWGNLATCPCEPGKQYYGRGPIQLSHNGNYCAAGAALGLDLRRNPEIVEQNATVAWQTALWFWMTQSGSGYRPAHSNIVNNYGFGETIRTINGALECNGGNPAQVQSRINEFNRILQIIGGTAGNNLGC
- a CDS encoding glycosyltransferase, which gives rise to MKRALIIGYVWPEPNSSAAGTRMLELVQLLLDMQYDVTFASAAALSEHRFDLNSLGVAEQTIALNCSSFDAYVRELKPDLVLFDRFFTEEQFGWRVAQECPDALRVLDTEDLHSLRHARQQLLKAAQKHGANEKEKQSVAPVIASSELLYQQMCADDMAVREVAAIFRCDVSLMISEFEMELLQRYFSVPAQLLFYCPFLSQPDTNLASLPDFSARQHFIAIGNFRHEPNWDSVLWLKHQLWPMIRVQLSAIGMAQAELHIYGAYPPPKATQLHNAKEGFHIKGWAADARAVMQSARVCLAPLRFGAGIKGKLVDAMRCGTPSITTSIGAESMSGGLPWCGAVADTAEAFVAAAVEHYRQEALWQQKQQQGLTIMRDYFYRADYANTLQVRLSSLAANLKNERGNNFIGQMLRHHHHKSTQYMGQWIEAKNK
- a CDS encoding transporter substrate-binding domain-containing protein; this encodes MTAPAITAELAADEAPLHIVTQPLEVTAQAHEIYFYKLLELALEKTRDTHGPYKLERLKRILSNQRYIAEVSRDDGIIDVTWTMIDEEREKKLLPVKISLLRGMNSYRVFLIRQEDKEKFRAVTTLEDLKKFNAGSGSVWPDTAILQTNGLPVVTSAHYELLFTMLQRKRFDYFPRGVYEVWTEQKAHADKGFIIEDTLMFHYPAPIYFFVNKKNTRLAERIERGLQIAIEDGSFEQLFFSTPGFEQGYKEIHNPNRRVLRLNTLNHYDD
- a CDS encoding DUF3087 domain-containing protein, producing MRRLSIAAQLTFCTKVYLWSFSEVLFYTIKHQQRFSQSLYISLFILDFMQLINIDKARYRKHLKMVFIGCAVSLAVGSLALSQTLIAIFPDESGSHFHWNLLGVVVSAITIGWLLNKYRQHDFMREVTYVWELKQALNKITRKMQKLEAAALNGDRNAMLAMQYSYAGSRLVWQLDDNTLTLDALAIKQHELDHLAEKFGVTLSVNDYDEKILAAF
- a CDS encoding PA14 domain-containing protein translates to MNIQQLINKNSIFTALIALVTIIILVRITPVSVDPVVKLVISKNRVSIGNIYQPRDIEFTREVMVDKLNLIDSNRFSHPKLGNVATYSDDFFVDVNHTITVNEADNYRFLMGSDDGFSLSIDGKLVCEHLGDRPYSVQPCMIHLSKGQHQVNISYFQGFGNSGFTVEYARGDEKPHWFGEDSSAITF
- a CDS encoding phospholipid carrier-dependent glycosyltransferase; protein product: MKIFLQSFLKKYAQFIYPAVILVISLGVYFPFYGSPQAMFWDENYHVPNAQKYIDNVMYMEPHPPLGKMLMAVGESLFGGNESVNKTKLLETDYLTGDNAPPEMTYKGFRWPSTVMMALSVLFFYGILNCITQRAWLAAAFTSLVIFDNALVIHSRAVHLDGIQLFFVLAALYYFTRAITRHINHQIPITWKQYALLGVLIGLGTSVKVTAAILLVLFVMLYGVDQWSNIKRWNWLALTKRLAVTVPAAVVPVALVFLGVFYVHIGLGEKVYQERTYKASPEYLNQIRMGDTWSLKTFSLGMRDNWKYMSEYADGVPRLDECKPDENGSYVMNWPLSSKTISYRWDREVIDGKTVTKYKYLIGNPIVWFSVIGGIILSAGLIIGRYVYGNPIKDEKLFYWICAFTSLYIIYMLSILQIERVMYLYHYLMALLFGAINLALVFTYIYRDDVIANNKHTIINASLFALLVIAVFAFFSPFTYGFGLTEDQFELRNWYSFWKLQVVR
- the secD gene encoding protein translocase subunit SecD, coding for MKSLSTRAVVYCLIILLGLLFAAPNVLPDSWLKKLPDSYSQQKITLGLDLRGGSHLLLEVDTSELTHNKNPAMHNQIIHDEVEQSLEVVRRRLNETGMVEPMITRQGKDSILVQMPGVSDPQHIRELLGTTAKMTFHWVVDAKTRAATQQINVKGESEGVSYPLEAPVALEGKHISDARLAFSQQSNEPVVNFKLDSEGARRFGDLTKHNVGRALAIVLDDRVITAPVIRSAIQGGSGEISGSFTSASANDLALLLRAGALPAPLKVIEERTVGPDLGSDAIAMGVTTGIVGALLVLAFMVGIYGRWGFIACVGLAINIGLTIGVLSVLGATLTLPGIAGLILSIGMAVDANILINERIREETRSGQSAMASLNAGFSRAYATILDSNLTSLIAISLLFLFGSGPVRGFAVTMAVGVLISMFTAISFTRLVMEWRVRKLDKQPLKITGIQWLDTLSENTIPFMRARYAGLIASAVLSLASVFLFFKPGLEYGIDFSGGSVIEVQAPDVSVASLREQLSAKGFHQIALQEFGGDGHYLMRLPLQSEQDVATGNIVQAVKNSVQQLSPDATFPRTEMVGPRVSGDFGDATILAIILAGLGMLGYLWVRFESHFALAATLTLVLDLTKTIGFFALMGIEFNLTAVAALLALIGYSVNDKVVVFDRIREKLRADPTKPLTQTLNESITSTLTRTIFTSVVTFLALLPMGIAGGSAVSSFALPMLFGIVIGTSSSILIAAPIVNWLGIKRSKKGLSQIRTPIAQSGVDNLP